The window GTAGATTTTGTGCTCCTGTTTGAGTATCCGTGCTGCCAGGCTATCGGCGTCATCATCATCCAATACAGAAACCACTGATTGAATGATAATCGGTCCGGTGTCGGTTCCTTCATCCACGAAATGCACTGTACATCCAGAGAATTTGACACCATAATCAATGGCCTTCTGCCAGACATGAACGCCAGGGAAGGCAGGCAGGAGTGCCGGATGGATATTCATAACACGATTCGAGAAAGCCCGCAGAAAGGTTGGGGTCACAACACGCATGAATCCGGCCAGGACAACCAATTCGACATTATTTTGCTTAAGCACCTCAACCAGACGCTCATCAAAGGCTTCCCGAGAAGGGAAATCCTTATGATTGACTAGCGCAGTGTTAAGGCCGTGGTTTTGGGCGCGTATTAAACCATAGGCATCAGGTTCGTTAGAGATGACTACTTCTATTTTGGCCGAGAGATGTCCTGCTTCAATATTATCAATAATGGACTGAAGATTGCTGCCGCTGCCAGAGATGAGCACACCTAATTTGACCTTGTTCATCGCTTCAATTCCTCGCTGGAAAGAAAAGTGTTTAGACGAGGACTACCGGTGGCTTGCCTGCCGACCGTTCTTTGATTTCACCGATCAGATAAACTGGTTCGTCCATGCCGTTAAGCCGTTCCAAAACCTCGGCAGACTGAACCGATGGAACAATGATGACTAAGCCCACCCCCATGTTAAAAGTACGGAACATCTCACCCTCGGCCACGCCTCCTTCTTTTTGTATAAAATCAAAAATAGGAGGGCGCTTCCAGGAATCTTTTTTCAAGACGGCTTGACAAGTCTGCGGCAGGACGCGGGAGATATTTTCCAGAATTCCGCCGCCGGTGATATGAGCAATACCTGTAATTTTAAAATCTCGTAGGAGCATATGGACGGTATTGACGTAGATCCGGGTTGGACGAAGCAGCTCTTCACTCACAGTGGTATCTAATAGCCTATCAGTCACTTTCATTTTTAGATCATCAAAAA of the Deltaproteobacteria bacterium genome contains:
- a CDS encoding phosphoribosylglycinamide formyltransferase, which encodes MNKVKLGVLISGSGSNLQSIIDNIEAGHLSAKIEVVISNEPDAYGLIRAQNHGLNTALVNHKDFPSREAFDERLVEVLKQNNVELVVLAGFMRVVTPTFLRAFSNRVMNIHPALLPAFPGVHVWQKAIDYGVKFSGCTVHFVDEGTDTGPIIIQSVVSVLDDDDADSLAARILKQEHKIYPRAIQLFAEGRLEIEDRRVKVRPRDRSLDLANLTNPKLE